In a single window of the Megalobrama amblycephala isolate DHTTF-2021 linkage group LG3, ASM1881202v1, whole genome shotgun sequence genome:
- the fhod1 gene encoding FH1/FH2 domain-containing protein 1 isoform X5, which yields MATITCRVQFLEDSDPFVCSNFPEPRRPPPYDLNEHLPLSEQIAGVHKLLEAPLKLEECALQLASNGNYLDLDSSLAEQRDDLEQLYEDVEKGKKPILILRTQLSVRVHSILEKLYNSHGPELRRSLFSLKQLFQDDKDLVPEFVLSEGLTCFIKVGAEADHNYQNYILRALSQIMLFVDGMNGVVNHNETVQWLYTLSGSLSRLVVKTALKLLIVFVEYTESNSPLLIQAVNIVDGKRGVKPWTYLIDILSAKNGSDTELLIYTMTLINKTLAALPDQDSFYDVTDCLEQLGMEGIVQKYMTSSGTESDLKQQFTIYENALRNEDGETDEGTPNIRRDRRKLNPSEQEGRRSRRSSSHSLPDNSFRPASPTVSVSSNSPTLDVMRTASPQQSDSSNSPVPGSPVLTSPSSTTSGSPTPPLAQVTNGAESVVASEQENNLASFTETDSPQAIPAQSAAEQPSRTEGKRVFNPETVNRDLPVLRNLEDTFLRSLAASQWEKKRKSFGLHERPSLSESVASTEAETSTEAEQPVSSSDTTGSISGQESQGVDLTRHTLEQPEDTTTAHNEAEGGLQRQGSTAEQHSTLSNDRKFMLDMLYSKNNTSSGGLKSPSLESALEEHGITSMAGRLSRLQSCSSRPTEDTSRRTELETLEGTAQAARARLAEEQKLKNLRPQHSIEAEMHSQSLEKTMMTPLSRGSRDAWEKLQPSSRPLRIKDLDFSDLMEEEDIDVLDIDTFDTSLPNGVLPPPPPVPGLGSAPPPPPPPPLPPGSASLAPPPPPPPPPPGSTTIAPPPPPPPGLLPPSPSQGIDPAFLKKRKTVKLFWKELKQPDSPRKCKFGRGTVWASLDKVAVDTAKLEHLFESKGKELPVAKKCAEAKKAVILVLDPKRSNAINIGMTVLPAVHVIKSAILTFDEFAISKEGIEKILTMTPTDEEKQKIQEAQLANPDVPLGTAEQFLLTLSSISGLTARLQLWAFKLNYETLEKEIAEPLFDLKLGMEQLAKNKTFKRILATLLAIGNFLNSSNAKGFELSYLEKVTEVKDTVHRQSLLHHTCNFVVENYPDTTDLYSEIPAITRSAKVEFEQLSENLIQLERKCKASWDNLKVVAKHETKPNLKNKMTEFLKDCTERIIILKVVHRRIINRFHSFLLYLGQPSYSVRDTKVTHFCKIISEFALEYRTTRERVLTQKRKRAVHRERTKTRGKMITETEKFSGAVPQLSLEDSPSPVSSTIESEPAQEEHENMKNLLTANNDNSKLRRSRAVRKILTTGGDTHPISPTLQWSDEEGPYESDFAPTSPVESQSAQDDDDDDDDDDDEGLGRVSTHMSVAKEDSASSQDDATDEIMDRLVKSVTQNPTERASSPKTRKRSRLNRKSLRRTLKSGLSVDVVQALGLGSPNGKV from the exons AGAAGTTGTATAACTCCCATGGCCCTGAGCTCCGGCGGTCCTTGTTTTCTTTAAAGCAACTCTTCCAG GATGATAAGGACTTGGTTCCAGAGTTTGTGCTCTCTGAGGGTCTGACATGTTTCATTAAAGTGGGTGCTGAGGCAGATCATAACTACCAGAACTACATCCTCAGAG CTCTCAGTCAGATCATGCTGTTTGTGGATGGAATGAACGGTGTTGTGAACCACAACGAGACTGTACAGTGGCTGTACACACTGAGTGGCAGCCTG TCTCGGCTGGTTGTAAAGACGGCTCTGAAGTTGCTGATAGTGTTTGTGGAATACACTGAGTCCAACAGTCCACTCCTCATTCAAGCTGTCAACATTGTGGATGGAAAGAGag GTGTGAAGCCTTGGACGTACCTAATAGATATCCTGTCAGCGAAGAATGGATCAGACACAGAGCTGCTCATCTACACCATGACCCTCATCAACAAG ACTCTGGCAGCACTTCCAGATCAGGACTCATTTTATGATGTGACAGACTGTTTGGAGCAGCTAGGAATGGAAGGCATCGTCCAGAAATACATGACTAGCAGTGGCACAGAAAGTGACCTTAAACAACAGTTCACCATTTATGAA AATGCCCTCAGGAATGAAGATGGTGAGACGGATGAAGGGACACCTAACATCCGTAGAGACAGAAGGAAACTGAACCCTAGCGAGCAGGAGGGCAGGAGGAGCCGGCGGTCATCATCTCACAGTCTTCCAGATAATTCCTTTCGACCCGCTTCCCCAACCGTATCAGTTTCTTCTAATAGCCCTACACTAG ATGTGATGCGCACAGCCTCCCCTCAGCAGTCAGATTCCTCTAATTCTCCTGTTCCTGGCAGTCCTGTGTTGACCAGCCCCTCCTCTACAACCTCTGGCTCCCCAACTCCACCCCTCGCTCAGGTGACTAATGGAGCCGAGTCTGTTGTTGCCTCTGAGCAGGAAAACAACTT AGCGTCTTTCACAGAAACGGACTCTCCTCAGGCGATCCCTGCCCAGTCAGCTGCAGAGCAACCCAGCCGGACGGAGGGAAAACGAGTCTTCAA TCCAGAGACTGTGAATAGAGACTTGCCGGTTCTGAGGAATTTAGA AGACACGTTCTTGCGTTCTCTGGCTGCGTCCCAGTGGGAGAAGAAAAGGAAGTCATTTGGCTTACATGAGAGACCTTCTCTAAGCGAGAGTGTGGCGTCTACAGAAGCAGAGACGTCTACTGAAGCCGAGCAGCCGGTCTCCAGCTCAGACACCACAG GATCTATTAGTGGTCAGGAGTCTCAGGGGGTAGACTTGACCAGGCACACCCTGGAGCAGCCAGAGGACACAACCACAGCCCACAATGAAGCAG AGGGTGGTTTGCAGCGTCAGGGCAGTACAGCGGAACAGCACAGCACCCTCTCTAATGACAGGAAGTTCATGTTGGACATGCTTTACTCCAAAAACAACACCTCCTCTGGAGGTCTAAAAAGTCCAAGTCTGGAAAGTGCACTTGAGGAGCATGGGATCACCAGTATGGCCGGACGGCTCTCCAGACTGCAGTCTTGCTCTTCTCGGCCAACAGAGGACACGTCCAGGCGGACAGAGCTGGAGACCCTCGAAGGTACTGCTCAGGCCGCTCGCGCTAGGCTAGCAGAGGAACAAAAGCTCAAGAATCTGCGTCCACAGCACAGTATTGAAGCTGAGATGCATTCACAGAGTTTGGAGAAGACAATGATGACACCATTGTCCAGGGGTAGTCGGGATGCCTGGGAGAAGCTGCAGCCCAGTTCCAGACCTCTGCGGATTAAAGATCTTGACTTCTCTGATCTGATGGAGGAGGAGGATATCGATGTGCTGGATATAGACACTTTTGACACCTCTTTGCCTAATGGAGTACTGCCACCCCCTCCTCCTGTGCCAGGACTGGGTTCTGCCCCCCCACCGCCGCCACCTCCCCCTCTTCCTCCTGGTTCTGCTTCTCTGGCTCCACCcccgcctcctcctcctcctcctcctggaTCTACTACTATAGCTCCACCCCCTCCACCTCCTCCGGGACTCCTTCCTCCGTCTCCATCTCAGGGGATTGATCCAGCTTTTCTAAAGAAACGGAAAACGGTCAAGCTGTTCTGGAAGGAGCTTAAGCAGCCCGACAGCCCCAGGAAGTGCAAGTTTGGGCGGGGCACAGTGTGGGCTTCGCTTGATAAGGTTGCAGTCGATACAGCTAAGCTAGAGCACCTGTTTGAGTCCAAGGGCAAGGAACTTCCAGTAGCAAAG AAATGTGCTGAGGCTAAGAAAGCAGTAATTTTAGTGCTTGATCCTAAGAGAAGCAATGCCATCAACATCGGCATGACTGTTTTGCCTGCTGTACATGTCATCAAGAGTGCCATCCTTACCTTTGACGAGTTTGCCATCAGTAAAGAGGGCATTGAG AAAATCCTGACTATGACTCCGACAGATGAAGAGAAACAGAAGATTCAGGAGGCACAGCTGGCTAACCCTGACGTACCGCTGGGTACAGCAGAGCAGTTCCTGCTCACTCTTTCGTCCATCAGTGGCCTTACAGCCAGATTACAGCTCTGGGCCTTTAAACTGAACTATGAGACCCTGGAGAAG GAGATTGCAGAGCCTCTTTTTGACCTCAAACTGGGTATGGAACAACTTGCCAAGAACAAAACCTTCAAGCGTATCCTAGCAACACTACTGGCCATTGGAAACTTCCTCAATAGCTCCAAT GCTAAGGGCTTTGAGCTCAGTTATTTGGAGAAGGTAACTGAGGTAAAGGACACAGTACACAGGCAGTCTCTGCTTCATCATACCTGCAATTTTGTGGTGGAAAACTACCCAGATACGACAGACCTTTACTCTGAGATCCCTGCTATTACACGCTCTGCTAAA GTGGAGTTTGAGCAGTTGTCTGAAAACCTGATTCAGTTGGAGAGAAAATGCAAAGCCTCTTGGGACAACCTTAAAGTAGTGGCCAAACATGAAACTAAACCTAACTTGAAgaataaaatgacagaattccTGAAAGACTGTACTGAAAGGATCATCATCCTGAAAGTAGTGCACAGACGCATTATTAacag GTTTCATTCCTTCTTGCTATACTTGGGTCAGCCTTCATACTCAGTGCGGGACACTAAAGTAACTCATTTCTGCAAGATCATCAGCGAGTTTGCCCTAGAGTACCGCACTACTCGAGAGAGAGTCCTCACCCAGAAACGCAAACGTGCTGTCCACCGGGAGCGCACCAAAACCCGGGGCAAGATGATTACAGAG ACAGAGAAGTTTTCTGGAGCAGTTCCACAGCTATCTCTGGAGGACAGCCCATCCCCAGTTTCTTCAACAATAGAATCAGAGCCAGCCCAAGAGGAGCATGAGAACATGAAAAACCTGCTCACCGCCAACAACGACAACAGCAAGCTGCGCAGGAGCCGTGCTGTACGAA AGATTCTTACCACTGGTGGTGACACTCATCCAATTTCACCAACCCTTCAGTGGAGTGATGAAG AGGGGCCTTATGAGTCTGACTTCGCTCCTACTTCACCAGTAGAGAGCCAATCAGCacaggatgatgatgatgatgatgatgatgatgatgatgaag GTTTAGGCAGGGTTAGCACACACATGTCTGTAGCCAAAGAGGACAGCGCCAGCTCACAGGATGATGCCACAGATGAGATCATGGATCGTCTGGTTAAGTCTGTCACCCAGAATCCCACAGAGAGGGCGTCTAGTCCAAAAACACGGAAACGCTCACGGCTTAACCGAAAGTCAT TGCGGAGGACTCTAAAGAGTGGCTTGAGTGTGGATGTGGTGCAGGCCCTTGGCCTCGGCAGTCCTAATGGGAAGGTCTGA